A stretch of the Desulfuromonas sp. genome encodes the following:
- a CDS encoding quinolinate synthase, whose translation MELYETKKEIRRLLDEKDALLLAHNYQRDEIQEIADIGGDSLALAMAAAETDKSVIVFCGVHFMAESAAILSPEKTVLLPRLDAGCPMADMVTADGLRELKAKHPEATVVTYVNSSAAVKAESDICCTSSNAVNVVNSLDAEEVLLVPDRNLGQYIADRTDKTCYFWDGYCPTHERLEVADIERAKADHPDALFMAHPECPPAILAIADHICSTSGMYSYASQSDAKKFIVGTEMGILYRLRKENPDKEFILPTTKLICPNMKLTSLDDVLHALQTMSPQVTVPEDVRIKAKTSLDRMLAVPRD comes from the coding sequence ATGGAACTCTACGAAACCAAAAAAGAAATCCGCCGGCTGCTGGACGAGAAAGACGCCCTGCTGCTGGCCCATAATTACCAACGTGACGAAATCCAGGAAATCGCCGATATCGGTGGCGATTCACTCGCCCTGGCGATGGCGGCGGCCGAAACCGACAAGAGTGTCATCGTCTTCTGCGGGGTCCATTTCATGGCCGAAAGCGCCGCCATCCTTTCGCCGGAGAAGACGGTGCTGCTGCCGCGCCTCGATGCCGGCTGCCCGATGGCCGACATGGTCACCGCCGATGGCCTGCGCGAGCTCAAGGCCAAACACCCGGAGGCGACGGTTGTCACCTATGTCAACTCATCGGCGGCGGTCAAGGCCGAAAGCGATATCTGTTGTACCAGCTCGAATGCGGTCAATGTTGTCAACTCGCTCGATGCCGAAGAGGTACTGCTGGTGCCGGACCGCAACCTCGGCCAGTACATTGCCGACCGGACCGACAAGACCTGCTATTTCTGGGACGGCTACTGCCCGACCCACGAACGGCTCGAGGTTGCCGATATCGAACGGGCGAAAGCGGATCACCCGGATGCCCTGTTCATGGCGCACCCGGAATGCCCGCCGGCGATCCTCGCCATCGCCGATCACATCTGCTCAACCAGCGGTATGTACAGTTATGCCAGCCAGAGTGATGCGAAAAAATTCATCGTCGGCACCGAGATGGGTATCCTGTACCGCCTGCGCAAGGAAAACCCGGACAAGGAATTCATTCTGCCGACGACGAAGCTGATCTGTCCGAACATGAAGCTGACCTCGCTCGACGATGTGCTGCATGCCCTGCAGACGATGTCGCCCCAGGTGACGGTGCCGGAGGATGTCCGGATTAAAGCGAAAACATCACTCGACCGGATGCTGGCTGTACCGCGAGATTGA
- the tatB gene encoding twin-arginine translocase subunit TatB: MFGIGFPELLVILALALIVIGPKRLPDIARALGRGFNEFKKATDELKSSFNEEVRQADIRDQILDRGKMTPPDPSYDPYQNANKDIPPTDGKLPDGVVKKNGAPPIVELNRNDDTETTDDEGNETDDER, from the coding sequence ATGTTCGGCATCGGCTTTCCGGAACTTCTGGTCATCCTGGCCCTGGCCCTGATTGTTATCGGGCCGAAGCGCCTTCCCGATATCGCCCGCGCCCTTGGCCGCGGTTTCAACGAATTCAAAAAGGCAACCGATGAATTAAAGTCATCGTTCAACGAGGAAGTCCGCCAGGCCGACATCCGTGATCAGATCCTCGATCGCGGTAAAATGACCCCGCCCGACCCCTCTTATGATCCGTACCAGAACGCCAACAAAGACATTCCGCCGACTGACGGCAAGCTGCCGGACGGCGTCGTCAAAAAAAACGGGGCGCCGCCAATCGTCGAGCTAAACCGGAACGACGACACTGAAACGACAGACGAC